A segment of the Nitrososphaerales archaeon genome:
AATTGGAATTATGCCCATGCCTCATATATAATGATGCTTTAGATTCTGCTATGATATCATTCAATGAGAGAAATGTCACAAGATGCTAAGATTGTCATATTTGCTATATGCCAAGAATGCTTATGGATCACGACGTATTTGGAAGGTGAAGAAAGAAACTGTCCTCAATGTGGTAGCGTATTAAGCACACAAGAGGTTATGATTAGTCCTATGGTGGAGTAACGTAAATCGACTGTAGTAAGTATGCATATCAAGAAATTTCGGGTATCATAGCTAAGGATCTGTTCACTTGCCACTGTTCTAAGAACGTAAGATTAGATTATATAGGATTAGACTTTTGCTAGCAGTCATGCGTTTGCTTGAATATCAGGCTAAATCATTGTTTAAGGAGTACAGCATTCCTGTTCCACAAAATTATGTTGCAAACACTTTTGACGAAGTAAAGAAGGCGGCTATCTATCTGGGATTTCCCTTGGTACTAAAGGCTCAATTGCAAGTTGGGGGTAGGGGAAAGGCTGGGGTAATTAAGGCATGCAAGAGCCCTGAAGAACTGAAGCCGTTGTATGATGAACTAACAAGTAAGGTAGTTCAGGGAGAGAGGGTAAAGACATTGCTGGTCGAACAGTTTGCTGAGCACACAAATGAACTTTACCTATCCATATATTTAAACAGGAGCAAGAGATGTTACTCTGTAATAGCATCTGCTGAAGGTGGTATTGAAATAGAGAATGTTGGTAATAAAGTGATAATTGATGTGGGTATTGACGGCCCAACTCCAAAAGATCTGGAGAATATTGCATCTAAACTACGGCTGAATAACAGTAGCGCAAGTAGTCTTGTTGATTTTGGCTCTAGGCTAGTAAGATTGGTTGTAGAGAAGGAAGCTGAACTGGCTGAAATTAACCCTATTGCTGTAACGAAGGACGGTGCCTTGCTAGCTCTTGATGCCAAGGTAATAATCGATGATAACGCTCTATTCAGGCATGAGGAGCTAAAGGTGTATGAAGACACTACAACCTTAGAAGCAGAGGCCAAGAGAAGTGGATTTTCGTTAGTCGAACTTGACGGAAACATTGCAGTAGTTGGCAATGGAGCAGGTTTGGTGATGTCCACATTAGACATACTTAGTGATCATGGAGGTAAACCAGCGTGTTTCCTTGATGTTGGAGGAAGAGCTACTACG
Coding sequences within it:
- a CDS encoding ATP-grasp domain-containing protein: MRLLEYQAKSLFKEYSIPVPQNYVANTFDEVKKAAIYLGFPLVLKAQLQVGGRGKAGVIKACKSPEELKPLYDELTSKVVQGERVKTLLVEQFAEHTNELYLSIYLNRSKRCYSVIASAEGGIEIENVGNKVIIDVGIDGPTPKDLENIASKLRLNNSSASSLVDFGSRLVRLVVEKEAELAEINPIAVTKDGALLALDAKVIIDDNALFRHEELKVYEDTTTLEAEAKRSGFSLVELDGNIAVVGNGAGLVMSTLDILSDHGGKPACFLDVGGRATTESVVTALTLISKMPKVKAILVNLFGGIVRTSVVAQAIIDAYKSNIISVPVFARISGAESDRAKELLNGSPARMFPSVEDAIASAVKSVT